A window from Littorina saxatilis isolate snail1 linkage group LG9, US_GU_Lsax_2.0, whole genome shotgun sequence encodes these proteins:
- the LOC138976972 gene encoding E3 ubiquitin/ISG15 ligase TRIM25-like: MATAAPPDPEPDDMDCSVCHEQYVQPKLLPCGHLLCHHCLLSWLKSQDQALCPLCRCAIVDPKERGQKSWQDVADSFPTDLAMADLVGAHRLLKQSHSCICEEAAATCLCLTCGDLFCESCRKTHVKQKVSKNHTVEDLTSLTADKVAGSQYAPCAVHADKTTELFCPTHGESICHLCATSRHSNCPEVMDIEEKVKDARAVLAELAVTLTEGEARLDKAIQQLDAHLAETEKQTKKAVAEIEAVCARLEKSVQDCRHRLNELAHSACSDVKEAVTETKTCLLQRRGKLTSQKHVVQRVQEAKNRDTISTMTPVMQTRVGNLDCSATLPSVAKVVSKVTVVIDAEAVTRIEKELSGLGQAKVMSADLDFVPVPVLSFHDNHGKNIVLSNNKQTAQRRGREIYDGIVVASQPMMTNMLYEVSH, translated from the exons ATGGCGACAGCTGCCCCGCCGGATCCAGAACCCGATGACATGGACTGCAGCGTGTGTCACGAGCAGTACGTGCAGCCCAAGCTGCTGCCCTGCGGACACCTGCTGTGTCACCACTGTCTGCTGTCTTGGCTAAAGTCTCAAGACCAGGCGCTGTGTCCGCTGTGCCGCTGCGCCATCGTGGACCCCAAGGAGCGAGGCCAGAAGAGCTGGCAGGACGTCGCGGACAGTTTCCCCACAGACCTGGCCATGGCGGACCTGGTGGGGGCTCACCGTCTGCTCAAACAATCGCACAGCTGTATTTGCGAGGAGGCCGCGGCcacgtgtctgtgtctgacgtGCGGGGACTTGTTCTGCGAGTCGTGCCGGAAGACACACGTGAAGCAGAAAGTATCCAAGAACCACACGGTGGAGGACCTGACCTCCCTGACGGCGGACAAAGTGGCAGGAAGCCAGTACGCCCCCTGCGCCGTCCACGCGGACAAGACCACGGAGCTGTTCTGCCCGACACACGGCGAGAGCATCTGCCACCTGTGCGCCACGTCCCGCCACAGCAACTGCCCGGAGGTCATGGACATAGAGGAGAAGGTCAAGGACGCGCGTGCTGTGCTGGCGGAGCTGGCGGTCACGCTGACCGAAGGGGAGGCCAGGCTGGACAAAGCCATCCAACAGCTGGACGCCCACCTGGCGGAGACGGAGAAGCAGACCAAGAAGGCCGTTGCCGAGATCGAAGCCGTGTGTGCGCGCCTGGAGAAGTCGGTCCAGGACTGTCGTCATCGCCTGAACGAGCTGGCCCACAGCGCGTGCTCTGACGTCAAGGAGgcggtgacagagaccaagacgTGTCTGCTACAGCGACGCGGGAAGCTGACGTCACAGAAACACGTGGTACAGCGCGTGCAGGAGGCCAAGAATCGCGACACTATCAGCACCATGACGCCCGTGATGCAGACACGTGTTGGAAACCTCGACTGCAGCGCCACCTTGCCCTCAGTCGCCAAGGTTGTATCCAAGGTGACCGTCGTGATCGACGCAGAGGCCGTGACCCGGATTGAGAAAGAGCTGTCAGGACTAGGTCAGGCCAAAGTCATGTCTGCTGATTTGGATTTTGTACCC GTGCCAGTTTTGTCTTTCCATGACAACCACGGTAAGAACATCGTGCTGAGCAACAACAAGCAGACGGCACAGAGAAGAGGACGAGAGATCTATGATGGTATCGTTGTCGCCTCTCAGCCTATGATGACGAACATGCTGTACGAGGTTAGTCATTGA